A single window of Castor canadensis chromosome 3, mCasCan1.hap1v2, whole genome shotgun sequence DNA harbors:
- the LOC109681054 gene encoding olfactory receptor 4K1 produces MALTNGSMVSEFVLLGLSNSWGLQLLLFATFSMVYVTSVLGNVMIIVIIFSDSHLDSPMYFLLSNLSFIDICQSNFATPKMLIDFFVEHKTISFEGCMTQIFLLHSFVGSEMLLLVAMGYDRFIAICKPLHYSTIMSRKLCVIFVSISWAVGILHSVSHLIFTLDLPFCGPNEVDSFFCDLPLVIKLACMDTYGMEIVTLTNSGLISLGCFLALIISYTIILITVRNRSSSGLSKALSTLTAHITVMILFFGPCIYFYIWPFSRLSVDKFLSVFYTIGTPLLNPIIYSLRNEDVKEASRKLRKHHANSWKS; encoded by the coding sequence ATGGCTCTCACTAATGGATCAATGGTATCTGAGTTTGTGCTTCTGGGACTCTCCAATTCTTGGGGACTtcagcttttgctttttgccaCCTTCTCTATGGTCTATGTGACATCAGTCTTAGGCAATGTGAtgattattgtcattattttctctGACTCCCATTTGGACTCTCCTATGTACTTCCTGCTCAGTAACCTTTCCTTCATTGATATCTGCCAGTCTAACTTTGCCACCCCCAAGATGCTTATAGACTTTTTTGTTGAGCACAAGACTATCTCCTTTGAGGGCTGCATGACCCAGATATTCCTTCTTCACAGTTTTGTTGGGAGTGAGATGCTGCTGCTTGTAGCTATGGGATATGACAGATTTATAGCAATATGTAAGCCCCTGCACTACAGTACAATTATGAGTCGGAAGCTATGTGtaatttttgtgtctatttctTGGGCAGTGGGTATTCTTCATTCAGTGAGCCACTTGATTTTTACACTGGATCTACCATTCTGTGGTCCCAATGAGGTAGATAGCTTCTtttgtgaccttcccttagtgatAAAGTTGGCTTGCATGGATACATACGGAATGGAAATTGTGACCCTGACTAACAGTGGCCTGATATCACTGGGCTGTTTTCTGGCTTTAATTATTTCCTATACCATCATTTTGATCACTGTCAGGAATCGGTCCTCCAGTGGGTTATCCAAGGCACTTTCTACATTAACTGCCCATATCACAGTGATGATTCTTTTCTTTGGGCCTtgcatttatttctatatatgGCCTTTCAGCAGACTTTCTGTGGATaagtttctttctgtcttctacacGATTGGGACACCCTTACTGAATCCTATCATCTACTCTCTGAGGAATGAAGATGTTAAAGAGGCCTCACGGAAGTTGAGAAAACATCATGCAAACTCTTGGAAAAGCTGA
- the LOC109681043 gene encoding LOW QUALITY PROTEIN: olfactory receptor 4K1-like (The sequence of the model RefSeq protein was modified relative to this genomic sequence to represent the inferred CDS: substituted 1 base at 1 genomic stop codon) — protein sequence MVTDNLDSQDLVDGWNNKSVISEFILIGLSSSQEIQLFLCFIFFVFYGAAVLGNVLILTVTIDSGFHSALCCFLSNLSFIDVCQATFAIPKMTADYFNEPKTITFQGSMSQIFSLHIFGDTEMVLLVAVAYNKHIAMCKPLHYMTTMSXRVCTVLVGISWATGILCSACHLAFTVDLSFCGPNKVDNFFCDLPQVIKLACIGTYILEILVLINRGLLSLICFLLLLISYTIILTTVHFQASGRMSKALSTLSAHITVVFLFFVPLIFIYIYIYIKPFESFPIVKFISVLFSIFTPLLNSMIYTLKNKDVKEAMKKLRS from the exons ATGGTAACAG atAACTTAGACAGCCAAGATTTGGTTGATGGATGGAATAATAAGTCAGTGATTAGTGAATTCATTTTAATCGGCCTATCTAGCTCTCAGGAAATCCAACTCTTCCTCTGCtttatcttctttgttttttatggaGCTGCAGTATTGGGGAACGTCCTTATTCTCACAGTAACTATAGACTCTGGCTTCCATTCTGCATTGTGCTGTTTTCTTAGCAATCTCTCCTTCATTGATGTGTGTCAGGCTACATTTGCCATTCCCAAGATGACTGCAGACTATTTCAATGAACCCAAGACCATCACTTTCCAGGGAAGCATGTCACAAATATTTTCCTTGCATATTTTTGGGGATACTGAGATGGTGCTTCTTGTTGCTGTGGCTTATAATAAACACATTGCTATGTGCAAACCTCTGCACTATATGACCACCATGAGCTGAAGGGTCTGCACTGTTCTAGTGGGGATCTCCTGGGCCACTGGCATCCTATGCTCAGCTTGCCACCTCGCATTCACAGTTGATCTGTCTTTCTGTGGACCCAACAAGGTTGACAATTTCTTTTGTGACCTTCCTCAAGTGATTAAGCTTGCTTGCATAGGCACCTATATTTTGGAAATTCTGGTTCTCATCAACAGAGGTCTACTCTCACtcatctgttttctccttttgctcATTTCTTACACTATCATCCTTACTACTGTCCATTTCCAAGCATCTGGCAGGATGTCCAAGGCACTGTCTACCCTGTCAGCTCACATTACTGTGGTGTTTCTCTTCTTTGTTCCACtaatcttcatatatatatatatatatataaaacccttTGAAAGCTTTCCAATTGTTAAATttatctctgtgcttttcagtatCTTCACTCCTCTTCTTAATTCCATGATTTACACTCTGAAGAATAAAGATGTAAAGGAAGCCATGAAAAAGCTAAGGAGCTGA